A genomic stretch from Eriocheir sinensis breed Jianghai 21 chromosome 31, ASM2467909v1, whole genome shotgun sequence includes:
- the LOC127005848 gene encoding uncharacterized PE-PGRS family protein PE_PGRS54-like isoform X25: MGACTRILPHLALALMLAVIVVPQRSQARTSLKDLSSRVCHSLTCGASDAFYPHPSYCTHYVHCISGTPYVKRCPSNLHFNAARGSCDIPREAHCVPFKRSCELQVPFVADGPTDGQVTCDCGGTCTKAHPYRCDAYYHCDAMGVEHLTECPSGLMFNSRVEQCDVPENTQCPQSPSCSCDNCRYPTSDHCSTFWQCENGKAVKHYCSSGLLFNRDTSQCDLAINVECSAGAWQSGSFVETVCVDHRKDCEVFVKEGGCVCNDDVCDWQTFVLQNCPKSCGKCKGEKTMKKRIFSLPSDGGNARKKSKESGSKEHGHGHGSKESGSKESGNKGSGSKESGSKESGNKGSGSKESGSKESGNKGSGSKESGSKESGNKGSGSKESGNKGSGSKESGNKGSGSKESGSKESGNKGSGSKESGSKESGNKGSGSKESGSKESGSKESGNKGSGSKESGNKDSGSKESGNKDSGSKESGSKETVEVDGNISGESCEGGDGGGGNGNNSTEGDGGDNVDVGSGGDGGNGGDGGNGGDVGGDGGSGGGHVVDGCVINCILGKYLPHPINCRKFIYCAPSGPEEVSCAPFNVWDQEELACTNERLTPCVTGSYITTEGKPCGSGGDGGDVGSDDDGDSGGDGDSGGDGDSSGDGDSSGDGDSSGDGGDAGSGGDGDSGDAGSGGDGGDGGIGGDGGSGGDHIVDGCIIPCSLGKYLPHPTDCHKFIQCAPYGPEEMPCAPGTIWEQGKLTCNHEGLTPCVTGAYLTPEGKTCGGDGGDAGSGGDGGSGGNGSSGGDGGSGGDGGDAGSGGDGDGDGSSGNSGGDGGSGGGHVIDGCVISCTLGKYLPHPTDCRKFIQCAPYGPEEMPCAPGTIWEQGKLTCNHEGLTPCVTGAYLTPEGKICGGDGGDGGDGSGGDGGDAGSGGDGGDGGSGGDGGSGGDGGDAGSGGDGGGDGGHVVDGCVINCTLGKYLPHPTDCRKFIQCAPYGPEEMPCAPGTIWEQGKLTCNHEGSTPCVTGAYLTPEGKTCGGDGGDGGDGSDGGSGGDGGDAGSGGDGGDAGSGGDGGDAGSGGDGGDGGSGGDGGGDGSGGNGGGDGGSGGGHVIDGCVINCTLGKYLPHPTDCRKFIQCAPYGPEEMPCAPGTIWEQGKLTCNHEGSTPCVTGAYLTPEGKICGGDGEDGGDGSDGGDAGSGGDSGDAGSGGDGGDGGSGGDGGDGGSGGDGGDAGSGGDGGGDGGHVVDGCVINCTLGKYLPHPTDCRKFIQCAPYGPEEMPCAPGTIWEQGKLTCNHEGSTPCVTGAYLTPEGKTCGGDGGDGGDGSDGGSGGDGGDAGSGGDGGDAGSGGDGGDAGSGGDGGDGGSGGDGGSGGDGGSGGDAGSGGDGGSGGDGGGDGGHVVDGCVINCTLGKYLPHPTDCRKFIQCAPYGPEEMPCAPGTIWEQGKLTCNHEGSTPCVTGAYLTPEGKICGGDGGDGGDGSDGGDAGSGGDGGNAGSGGDGGDAGSGGDGGDGGSGGDGGDAGSGGDGGGDGGGDGGHVVDGCVINCTLGKYLPHPTDCRKFIQCAPYGPEEMPCAPGTIWEQGKLTCNHEGSTPCVTGAYLTPEGKTCGGDGGDGGDGSDGGSGGDGGDAGSGGDGGDAGSGGDGGDGGSGGDGGSGGDGGSGGDGGSGGDGGDAGSGGDGGGDSGHVVDGCVINCTLGKYLPHPTDCRKFIQCAPYGPEEMPCAPGTIWEQGKLTCNHEGSTPCVTGAYLTPEGKTCGGDGGDAGSGGDGGDAGSGGDGGDAGSGGDGGDAGSGGDGGDAGSGGDGGDAGSGGDGGDAGSGGDGGDAGSGGDGGDAGSGGDGGDAGSGGDGGDAGSGGDGGDAGSGGDGGDSGSGGDGGDAGSGGDGGDAGSGGDGGDAGSGGDGGDAGSGGDGGDAGSGGDGGDAGSGGDGGDAGSGGDGGDAGSGGDGGDAGSGGDGGDAGSGGDGGDSGSGDGGDAGSGGDGGDAGSGGDGGDAGSGGDGGDAGSGGDGGDSGSGDGGDGACEDAQYDCIFWAANNDCNCKPTDGDCSWQTYVAAACPKSCGSCEPQVGGDGDEVCEDNVSDCRFWAANKDCNCKPTDGDCSWQKYVADNCPKSCGTCNTSGDGGNGGEDGGSGGDGGDSGSGGDGGDGGSGGDGGSGGDGGDAGSGGDGGDAGSGGDGGDAGSGGDGGDAGSGGDGGDAGSGGDGGDAGSGGDGGDAGSGGDGGDAGSGGDGGDAGSGGDGGDAGSGGDGGDAGSGGDGGDAGSGGDGGDAGSGGDGGDTGSGGDGGDAGSGGDGGDAGSGGDGGDAGSGGDGGDAGSGGDGGDAGSGGDGGDAGSGGDGGSGGDHIVDGCIIPCSLGKYLPHPTDCRKFIQCAPYGPEEMPCAPGTIWEQGKLTCNHEGSTPCVTGAYLTPEGKTCGGDGGSGGDGGDAGSGGDGGDAGSGGDGGDAGSGGDGGDAGSGGDGGDAGSGGDGGDAGSGGDGGDAGSGGDGGDAGSGGDGGDGGSGGDGGDESVEDCELSCPKSEGIFPHPRDCRKWIRCLHGKPYVKECPFHLQFNPVLRVCDWPQHAKCVASSNADCGVPEPVVPTEPPNVKPDICDCECCLRPHPEDCTAYYYCEPGSNAEFHTCSEGLVFNPQLSQCVIQDQYPQCQPEKPPTCDPTCECLYPAEACTEYYKCNGDGVPVKFECFGGLYFNDEKHSCDLPKNVSCELRRKRTYNPEPQKYISAEECKTRKGFFAKRGDPSGYFMCSNGIAFSLRCPDGAVFSSAVGRCILRK, translated from the exons CGTCGACCATCGAAAGGACTGTGAAGTATTCGTGAAGGAAGGAGGCTGTGTCTGCAACGATGACGTCTGTGACTGGCAGACCTTCGTCCTTCAAAACTGTCCCAAGTCGTGCGGCAAATGCAAGGGagaaaagacaatgaagaagagaatattttccctcccttctgatGGAGGAAACGCCCGCAAGAAGTCCAAGGAGTCGGGGAGCAAAGAACATGGACACGGACACGGCAGCAAGGAGTCAGGAAGCAAGGAGTCAGGCAACAAGGGTTCAGGCAGCAAGGAGTCAGGAAGCAAAGAATCTGGCAACAAGGGTTCAGGCAGCAAGGAGTCAGGAAGCAAGGAGTCAGGCAACAAGGGTTCAGGCAGCAAGGAGTCAGGCAGCAAGGAGTCAGGCAACAAGGGTTCAGGCAGCAAGGAGTCAGGCAACAAGGGTTCAGGCAGCAAGGAGTCAG GCAACAAGGGTTCAGGCAGCAAGGAGTCAG GAAGCAAGGAGTCAGGCAACAAGGGTTCAGGCAGCAAGGAGTCAGGAAGCAAGGAGTCAGGCAACAAGGGTTCAGGCAGCAAGGAGTCAGGCAGCAAGGAGTCAGGAAGCAAGGAGTCAGGCAACAAGGGTTCAGGCAGCAAGGAGTCAGGCAACAAGGACTCGGGCAGCAAGGAGTCAGGCAACAAGGACTCGGGCAGCAAGGAGTCAGGCAGTAAAGAGACTGTCGAAGTTGATGGCAACATTAGCGGTGAAAGCTGTgaaggtggagatggtggtggaggaaatgGGAACAACAGCACCGAAGGAGACGGTGGTGATAATGTTGATGTCGGCAGTGGAGGAGATGGCGGCAACGGTGGTGATGGAGGCaacggtggtgatgttggtggagaCGGCGGCTCAGGTGGCGGCCACGTCGTCGACGGTTGCGTCATTAACTGCATTCTCGGCAAGTACCTGCCTCACCCAATTAACTGCCGCAAGTTCATCTACTGCGCGCCCTCGGGCCCCGAGGAGGTATCCTGCGCGCCATTTAACGTTTGGGATCAAGAAGAGTTGGCATGCACCAACGAGCGTTTGACCCCCTGCGTCACTGGCTCCTACATCACCACCGAGGGCAAACCATGCGGTAGCGGGGGTGATGGAGGTGACGTCGGCAGCGATGACGATggagacagtggtggtgatggagacagCGGTGGTGATGGAGACAGCAGTGGTGATGGAGACAGCAGTGGTGATGGAGACagcagtggtgatggaggtgacgcAGGAAGCGGTGGTGATGGAGACAGTGGTGATGCCggcagcggtggtgatggaggtgacggCGGCATCGGTGGTGACGGAGGCTCAGGCGGCGACCACATCGTTGATGGCTGCATCATTCCTTGTTCCCTCGGCAAGTACCTGCCTCACCCGACTGACTGCCATAAGTTCATCCAGTGCGCGCCCTACGGCCCCGAAGAGATGCCCTGTGCACCCGGCACTATCTGGGAACAAGGAAAGCTGACCTGCAACCACGAGGGCTTGACCCCCTGCGTCACTGGCGCCTACCTCACCCCCGAGGGCAAGAcctgtggtggtgacggtggtgacgctggcagtggtggtgatgggggcagCGGTGGTAATGGAAgcagcggtggtgatggaggcagcggtggtgatggaggtgatgccggcagcggtggtgatggtgatggagacgGCAgcagtggtaatagtggtggagACGGCGGCTCAGGCGGCGGCCACGTCATCGACGGTTGCGTCATCAGCTGCACCCTCGGCAAGTACCTGCCTCACCCGACTGACTGCCGCAAGTTCATCCAGTGCGCGCCCTACGGCCCCGAAGAGATGCCCTGTGCGCCCGGCACTATCTGGGAACAAGGAAAGCTGACCTGCAACCACGAGGGCTTGACCCCCTGCGTCACTGGCGCCTACCTCACCCCCGAGGGCAAAAtctgtggtggtgacggtggagacggaggagacggcagtggaggtgacggtggtgacgcaggcagtggaggtgatggaggtgatggcggcagcggtggtgatggaggcagcggtggtgatggaggtgatgccggcagcggtggtgatggtggtggagacggCGGCCACGTCGTCGACGGCTGCGTCATCAACTGCACCCTCGGCAAGTACCTGCCTCACCCGACTGACTGTCGCAAGTTCATCCAGTGCGCGCCCTACGGCCCCGAAGAGATGCCCTGTGCGCCCGGCACTATCTGGGAACAAGGAAAGCTGACCTGCAACCACGAGGGCTCAACCCCCTGCGTCACTGGCGCCTACCTCACCCCCGAGGGCAAGAcctgtggtggtgacggtggtgacggaG gagacgGCAGTgacggaggaagtggtggtgacggaggtgatGCCGGcagtggaggtgacggtggtgacgcaggcagtggaggtgatggaggtgatgccggcagcggtggtgatggag gtgacggcggcagcggtggtgatggtggtggagacggcagcggtggtaatggtggtggagacGGCGGCTCAGGCGGCGGCCACGTCATCGACGGCTGCGTCATCAACTGCACCCTCGGCAAGTACCTGCCTCACCCGACTGACTGCCGCAAGTTCATCCAGTGCGCGCCCTACGGCCCCGAAGAGATGCCCTGTGCGCCCGGCACTATCTGGGAACAAGGAAAGCTGACCTGCAACCACGAGGGCTCAACCCCCTGCGTCACTGGCGCCTATCTCACCCCCGAGGGCAAAAtctgtggtggtgacggtgaagaCGGAGGAGACGGCAGTGACGGAGGTGATGCCGGCAGTGGAGGTGACAGTGGTGACGCAGgcagtggaggtgatggaggtgatggcggcagcggtggtgatggtggtgatggaggcagcggtggtgatggaggtgatgccggcagcggtggtgatggtggtggagacggCGGCCACGTCGTCGACGGCTGCGTCATCAACTGCACCCTCGGCAAGTACCTGCCTCACCCGACTGACTGCCGTAAGTTCATCCAGTGCGCGCCCTACGGCCCCGAAGAGATGCCCTGTGCGCCCGGCACTATCTGGGAACAAGGAAAGCTGACCTGCAACCACGAGGGCTCAACCCCCTGCGTCACTGGCGCCTACCTCACCCCCGAGGGCAAGAcctgtggtggtgacggtggagaCGGAGGAGACGGCAGTgacggaggaagtggtggtgacggaggtgatGCCGGcagtggaggtgacggtggtgacgcaggcagtggaggtgatggaggtgatgccggtagcggtggtgatggaggtgatggcggcagcggtggtgatggaggcagtggAGGTGATGGCGGCAGCGGTGGTGACGCAGGCAGTGGAGGTGAtggcggcagcggtggtgatggtggtggagacggCGGCCACGTCGTCGACGGCTGCGTCATCAACTGCACCCTCGGCAAGTACCTGCCTCACCCGACTGACTGCCGTAAGTTCATCCAGTGCGCGCCCTACGGCCCCGAAGAGATGCCCTGTGCGCCCGGCACTATCTGGGAACAAGGAAAGCTGACCTGCAACCACGAGGGCTCAACCCCCTGCGTCACTGGCGCCTACCTCACCCCCGAGGGCAAAAtctgtggtggtgacggtggagaCGGAGGAGACGGCAGTGACGGAGGTGATGCCGGcagtggaggtgacggtggtaaCGCAGgcagtggaggtgatggaggtgatgccggcagtggtggtgatggaggtgatggaggcagcggtggtgatggaggtgatgccggcagcggtggtgatggtggtggtgatggtggtggagacggCGGCCACGTCGTCGACGGCTGTGTCATCAACTGCACCCTCGGCAAGTACCTGCCTCACCCGACTGACTGCCGCAAGTTCATCCAGTGCGCGCCCTACGGCCCCGAAGAGATGCCCTGTGCGCCCGGCACTATCTGGGAACAAGGAAAGCTGACCTGCAACCACGAGGGCTCAACCCCCTGCGTCACTGGCGCCTACCTCACCCCCGAGGGCAAGAcctgtggtggtgacggtggagaCGGAGGAGACGGCAGTgacggaggaagtggtggtgacggaggtgatGCCGGcagtggaggtgacggtggtgacgcaggcagtggaggtgatggag gtgatggcggcagcggtggtgatggaggcagtggaggtgatggcggcagcggtggtgatggaggcagcggtggtgatggaggtgatgccggcagcggtggtgatggtggtggagacagCGGCCACGTCGTCGACGGCTGCGTCATCAACTGCACCCTCGGCAAGTACCTGCCTCACCCGACTGACTGCCGCAAGTTCATCCAGTGTGCGCCCTACGGCCCCGAAGAGATGCCCTGTGCGCCCGGCACTATCTGGGAACAAGGAAAGCTGACCTGCAACCACGAGGGCTCAACCCCCTGCGTCACTGGCGCCTACCTCACCCCCGAGGGCAAAACctgtggtggtgacggaggtgacgctggcagtggtggtgatggtggagacgcaggcagtggcggtgatggtggagacgcaggcagtggcggtgatggtggagacgcaggcagtggcggtgatggtggagacgcaggcagtggcggtgatggtggagacgcaggcagtggtggtgatggtggagacgcaggcagtggcggtgatggtggagacgcaggcagtggcggtgatggtggagacgcaggcagtggcggtgatggtggagacgcaggcagtggcggtgatggtggagacgcaggcagtggcggtgatggtggagacgcaggcagcggcggtgatggtggagactcaggcagtggcggtgatggtggagacgcaggcagtggcggtgatggtggagacgcaggcagtggcggtgatggtggagacgcaggcagtggcggtgatggtggagacgcaggcagtggcggtgatggtggagacgcaggcagtggcggtgatggtggagacgcag gcagtggcggtgatggtggagacgcaggcagtggcggtgatggtggagacgcaggcagtggcggtgatggtggagacgcaggcagtggtggtgatggtggagacgcaggcagcggcggtgatggtggagacTCAGGCAGCGGCGATGGTGGAGACGCAggcagtggcggtgatggtggagacgcaggcagtggcggtgatggtggagacgcaggcagtggtggtgatggtggagacgcaggcagcggcggtgatggtggagacTCAGGCAGTGGCGATGGTGGAGATGGTGCATGCGAAGACGCGCAATATGACTGCATCTTCTGGGCAGCTAATAATGATTGTAACTGCAAGCCGACAGATGGTGATTGCTCATGGCAAACCTATGTGGCTGCAGCTTGCCCCAAGAGCTGCGGATCTTGTGAACCACAAGTGGGCGGCGATGGAGATGAAGTTTGCGAAGACAATGTATCTGACTGCCGATTCTGGGCCGCAAATAAGGATTGCAACTGCAAACCAACTGATGGGGATTGCTCCTGGCAAAAATATGTTGCAGACAATTGCCCGAAAAGCTGTGGAACGTGTAACACATCTGGTGACGGTGGCAATGGCGGTGAAGACGGCGGcagcggtggtgacggtggtgattcTGGcagcggtggtgacggtggtgatggtggaagtggtggtgatggaggcagcggtggtgatggaggtgacgccggcagtggtggtgatggtggtgacgccggcagcggtggtgatggaggtgacgccggcagcggtggtgatggaggtgacgccggcagcggtggtgatggcggtgacgccggtagcggtggtgatggcggtgacgccggcagtggtggtgatggcggtgacgcCGGCAGTGGTGGCGATGGCGGTGACGCCggcagcggtggtgatggcggtgacgccggcagcggtggtgatggcggtgacgccggcagcggtggtgatggcggtgacgccggcagtggtggtgatggcggtgacgccggcagtggtggtgatggcggtgacgccggcagcggtggtgatggcggtgacaccggcagtggtggtgatggcggtgacgccggcagcggtggtgatggtggtgacgccggcagcggtggtgatggaggtgacgccggcagcggtggtgatggcggtgacgccggcagcggtggtgatggcggtgacgccggcagcggtggtgatggcggtgacgcCGGCAGCGGTGGTGACGGAGGCTCAGGCGGCGACCACATCGTTGATGGCTGCATTATTCCTTGTTCCCTCGGCAAGTACCTGCCTCATCCGACAGACTGCCGCAAGTTCATCCAGTGCGCGCCCTACGGCCCCGAAGAGATGCCCTGTGCGCCCGGCACTATCTGGGAACAAGGAAAGCTGACCTGCAACCACGAGGGCTCGACCCCCTGCGTCACTGGCGCCTACCTCACCCCCGAGGGCAAGACCTGTGGTGGCgatggaggaagtggtggtgacggaggtgacgccggcagcggtggtgatggaggtgatgccggcagtggtggtgatggaggtgacgctggcagtggtggtgatggaggtgacgccggaagtggtggtgatggtggtgacgccggcagtggtggtgatggaggtgatgctggcagcggtggtgatggaggtgacgctggcagtggtggtgatggaggtgacgcCGGCagcggtggtgacggcggtgacgGAGGCAGCGGTGGTGACGGAGGTGATGAAAGCGTTGAGGACTGTGAACTGTCGTGCCCGAAGAGCGAAGGAATATTCCCTCACCCTCGTGACTGCAGGAAGTGGATACGTTGCCTGCACGGGAAGCCTTACGTGAAGGAGTGTCCCTTCCACCTGCAGTTCAACCCTGTGCTCCGAGTGTGTGACTGGCCCCAGCACGCCAAATGTGTAGCTTCCAGTAATGCGGATTGTGGCGTTCCCGAACCTGTCGTTCCAACGGAGCCGCCCAATGTCAAGCCCGATATCTGCGACTGCGAGTGTTGCCTGCGACCTCACCCTGAAGACTGCACGGCCTATTACTACTGTGAG CCTGGCTCCAACGCCGAGTTCCACACCTGCTCGGAGGGGCTCGTGTTCAACCCCCAGCTGAGCCAGTGCGTCATCCAGGACCAGTACCCGCAGTGCCAGCCCGAGAAGCCCCCGACGTGCGATCCCACCTGTGAATGTCTCTATCCGGCAGAGGCCTGCACCGAGTACTACAAGT GCAACGGTGACGGCGTTCCCGTGAAGTTCGAGTGTTTTGGTGGCCTTTACTTCAACGACGAGAAGCACTCCTGCGACCTCCCGAAGAACGTGTCCTGCGAGCTGCGTCGGAAGAGGACGTACAATCCAGAGCCGCAGAAGTACATAAGCG CCGAGGAGTGCAAGACCCGCAAAGGATTCTTCGCCAAGAGAGGGGATCCTTCGGGCTACTTCATGTGCAGCAACGGCATCGCCTTCTCTCTGCGGTGTCCTGACGGCGCAGTGTTCAGCTCCGCGGTCGGCAGATGTATCCTCAGAAAGTAA